A genomic window from Carassius gibelio isolate Cgi1373 ecotype wild population from Czech Republic chromosome A11, carGib1.2-hapl.c, whole genome shotgun sequence includes:
- the LOC128022711 gene encoding NEDD4-like E3 ubiquitin-protein ligase WWP1, producing the protein MDDRRLMAEWRFSRGVESQTKAFLDGFNEVVPLQWLQYFDEKELEVMLCGMQEVDLQDWQRNTVYRHYTRNSKQIIWFWQLVKEVDNEVRLRLMQFVTGTCRLPLGGFAELMGSNGPQKFCIEKVGKETWLPRSHTCFNRLDLPPTKATNS; encoded by the exons ATGGACGACCGCAGGCTAATGGCTGAGTGGAGGTTTTCTCGTGGCGTTGAGAGCCAGACCAAAGCGTTCCTGGATGGGTTTAACGAGGTGGTGCCACTGCAGTGGCTGCAGTACTTTGATGAGAAGGAGCTGGAG GTGATGTTGTGTGGCATGCAGGAGGTGGATCTGCAGGACTGGCAGAGGAACACAGTCTATCGTCACTACACACGCAACAGCAAACAGATCATCTGGTTCTGGCAG ttggtGAAGGAGGTGGATAACGAGGTGCGTCTGCGTCTGATGCAGTTTGTGACGGGCACCTGCAGACTTCCTCTGGGGGGCTTCGCTGAACTCATGG GAAGCAACGGACCGCAGAAGTTCTGCATTGAGAAGGTGGGCAAAGAGACCTGGCTGCCCCGGAGTCACACCTG CTTTAACCGGCTGGATCTGCCCCCTACAAAAGCTACGAACAGCTGA